One region of Synechococcus elongatus PCC 11801 genomic DNA includes:
- a CDS encoding amylo-alpha-1,6-glucosidase has translation MTITFGREICGDLAIAQQREWLVTNEIGGYASGTVAGLPTRGYHGLLVAALKPPLDRTLLVTHLDEQVDYGELSLPLSTTRWADGTVAPRGYEQLEQFWLDGTIPVWQFAIADALLEKRIWMEPKANTTYVSYRLLRGSLPLQLTVKTLVNYRSYHSRTQAGDWRMDVQPVENGLKVLAWPQASPFYLLAPQGDWAIAQEWYRGFELAIEAERGLSDRDDNLLVGSCHLRLMLGETVCLIASTEAKPDFDAAASLQRTQSQTQTRLQQWHNAQPDLAAKAPDWIRQLVLAADQFVVDRPLPKHPEGKSLLAGYHWFADWGRDTMISLPGLTLATGRPNLAREILLTFAQFVSQGMLPNRFPDDGNPLTDADYNTVDATLWYVEAVRQYLDFSGDKTLLTEIFPVLQNIIHWHQQGTRFNIHLDRQDGLLAAGTAGVQLTWMDAKVGDWVVTPRMGKPIEINALWYAALRSLAHFARCLGQPSADYDQLAEATLKGFQRYWQPDKGYCFDVLDSPTGADPSLRTNQLLAISLGCDRDQPALLTPDQQKQVVTICGQQLLTSFGLRSLAPHQPQYQGHYGGDQTQRDSAYHQGTVWAWLLGVYAIAHYAVFRDRASADQVLQPIAHHLQTAGLGTVSEIFDGDPPFQPRGCIAQAWSVGEILRAWTVIHQTAVSPDPAAIALT, from the coding sequence ATGACCATTACTTTCGGCCGAGAGATCTGTGGTGATCTCGCGATCGCCCAGCAGCGCGAATGGCTGGTCACCAACGAGATTGGTGGCTACGCCTCGGGCACGGTTGCTGGACTGCCAACTCGCGGCTACCACGGGCTTTTAGTAGCAGCCCTGAAGCCACCCCTCGATCGCACCTTGCTAGTCACACATCTCGATGAGCAAGTCGACTATGGCGAACTGTCATTGCCGTTGAGTACGACCCGCTGGGCCGATGGCACCGTTGCTCCTCGAGGCTACGAGCAGCTGGAGCAGTTTTGGTTGGATGGCACGATACCGGTTTGGCAATTTGCGATCGCTGATGCGCTTTTAGAAAAGCGGATTTGGATGGAGCCGAAAGCCAACACGACCTATGTCTCCTATCGGCTGCTGCGCGGCAGTCTGCCGCTCCAGCTCACTGTCAAAACCTTGGTCAATTACCGCAGTTACCACAGCCGCACCCAAGCCGGTGACTGGCGCATGGATGTGCAGCCGGTGGAGAACGGCCTCAAAGTATTAGCTTGGCCGCAAGCCAGCCCCTTCTATCTACTGGCACCGCAGGGCGACTGGGCGATCGCCCAAGAATGGTATCGGGGCTTTGAACTGGCAATCGAAGCCGAGCGGGGACTCAGCGATCGCGACGACAATCTGCTGGTCGGGTCTTGCCATCTCAGACTCATGCTTGGAGAAACCGTTTGCCTGATCGCCAGCACGGAGGCCAAGCCGGATTTCGATGCCGCAGCCTCCCTCCAGCGCACCCAATCGCAAACCCAAACGAGGCTGCAGCAGTGGCACAACGCGCAGCCGGACCTTGCAGCGAAAGCACCTGATTGGATTCGACAACTGGTGCTAGCAGCGGATCAATTTGTTGTCGATCGCCCACTCCCCAAGCACCCCGAGGGGAAAAGCCTGCTGGCGGGATACCACTGGTTTGCTGATTGGGGCCGAGACACGATGATCAGCTTGCCGGGGCTGACGCTAGCGACTGGTCGGCCCAACCTTGCCCGAGAAATTCTGCTCACGTTTGCCCAGTTTGTTAGTCAGGGAATGTTGCCCAACCGCTTCCCTGACGATGGCAATCCCCTCACCGATGCGGACTACAACACGGTGGATGCCACCCTTTGGTACGTAGAAGCTGTCCGTCAATACCTTGATTTCAGTGGGGACAAAACCTTGCTCACTGAGATTTTTCCAGTGCTGCAGAACATTATTCATTGGCATCAGCAAGGCACCCGCTTCAATATTCATCTCGATCGCCAAGATGGTCTGCTTGCTGCTGGAACAGCGGGCGTACAGCTGACTTGGATGGATGCCAAGGTCGGCGACTGGGTGGTGACGCCCCGCATGGGTAAGCCGATCGAGATCAATGCTCTCTGGTACGCTGCCCTGCGATCGCTGGCTCACTTTGCCCGGTGTTTAGGCCAGCCCAGCGCGGATTACGACCAGCTGGCAGAGGCAACCCTCAAGGGATTTCAGCGGTATTGGCAGCCGGACAAAGGCTACTGCTTCGATGTGCTCGATAGCCCGACGGGCGCTGACCCCAGCTTGCGCACCAATCAACTACTGGCAATTTCCCTCGGTTGCGATCGCGATCAACCCGCCCTACTCACGCCTGACCAACAAAAGCAGGTGGTGACGATTTGCGGGCAGCAGTTGTTGACTTCCTTTGGACTGCGCAGTTTGGCTCCCCATCAGCCCCAATATCAGGGACATTACGGCGGCGACCAAACCCAGCGTGATAGTGCCTACCATCAGGGCACCGTTTGGGCTTGGTTGCTGGGGGTCTATGCGATCGCTCACTATGCTGTCTTTCGCGATCGCGCCTCGGCAGATCAGGTCTTACAGCCGATCGCCCATCACTTGCAAACTGCGGGGCTGGGAACTGTTAGCGAAATCTTTGACGGCGACCCGCCCTTTCAACCGCGCGGTTGTATTGCCCAAGCTTGGTCCGTGGGTGAAATTCTGCGGGCTTGGACGGTGATTCACCAGACGGCCGTCTCCCCAGATCCTGCTGCGATCGCTCTAACCTGA